Proteins encoded by one window of Lathyrus oleraceus cultivar Zhongwan6 chromosome 1, CAAS_Psat_ZW6_1.0, whole genome shotgun sequence:
- the LOC127091737 gene encoding uncharacterized protein LOC127091737 has protein sequence MGEEEKIVGYVSKVHTHVHLMKGYGETLTDKMIVEKVLCTLTSYFDHVIIAIQESNNLETMKLEDLVGSLETWKKHGSSNKLKGKRDKNQSKKSWSNPQKHKVNDRTSESSKRCEGNSYQKKRREKGVKCYNYEKWGHLAKNYWYKKDNGAITGKNEGVNLASQDSDYSEDMVNMVAVADDHVDSKIWFLDIGCSNHMTGRKVWLTDFDESKKNKVKLADNSSLQAECTNNIVTQRSNESKVMIKDVLYVPGMK, from the exons ATGGGAGAAGAAGAAAAGATTGTAGGTTATGTCTCGAAGGTGCATACTCATGTCCATCTCATGAAAGGTTATGGTGAAACcctaactgataagatgatagttgagaaggtaCTGTGTACGTTGACCTCATACTTTGATCATGTTATCATAGCcattcaagaatccaacaatcttgaaacTATGAAACTTgaagatttggttggttcgtTGGAG ACATGGAAGAAACATGGTAGTTCTAACAAGTTAAAGGGTAAAAGAGACAAGAATCAGAGTAAGAAGTCTTGGTCGAACCCTCAAAAGCATAAGGTCAATGATAGGACTTCTGAATCCTCCAAAAGATGTGAAGGAAACTCGTATCagaaaaaaagaagagaaaaaggTGTCAAGTGCTATAACTATGAAAAATGGGGTCACTTGGCTAAGAATTATTGGTACAAGAAAGACAATGGAGCGATAACAGGCAAGAATGAAGGAGTAAACCTTGCAAGCCAAGATTCAGATTATTCTGAAGATATGGTGAATATGGTTGCAGTTGCAGATGACCATGTTGACTCCAAAATATGGTTCCTCGACATAGGTTGCTCAAATcacatgactggtaggaaagTGTGGTTGACAGATTTCGACGAGTCGAAGAAGAACAAGGTCAAACTTGCAGATAATAGCTCGTTGCAAGCAGAATGTACTAACAACATAGTCACTCAAAGGAGCAatgaatcaaaagttatgatCAAAGATGTACTCTATGTACCTGGAATGAAGTGA
- the LOC127115697 gene encoding carbon catabolite repressor protein 4 homolog 5, translating into MVRRKRESLPPAISRDDYPSKRRRHSMFEISASNHGVSSSSRKWVFSSENCSDCTDTIVVVSYNILGVENASNHMDLYSNIPRRFLEWGRRKRLILDEINGYNASILCFQEVDHFDDLDDLFQNNGFKSSYKARTGEANDGCAIFWKDKLFSLLHQEDIEFQKFGLRNNVAQLCVLEVNNDNPESDTCKLTSEKQSTRNNRFVIGNIHVLFNPNRGDIKLGQVRLLIDKAYKLSQEWGNIPVILAGDLNSVPQSAIYKFLSSSKLDVQLHDRRNMSGQLEIRPNHRYFRSKIGDDASISMSVSRQMLYKWSAEELILATGTKGVTQLQHQLKLRSAYSGIPAGKLRTRDDIGEPLATSYHSKFMGTVDYIWHSEELIPVRVLETLPIDILRRTRGLPNENWGSDHLAVVCEFAFAKSAESSDSCDLP; encoded by the exons ATGGTACGTCGCAAACGGGAAAGTCTTCCACCGGCGATTTCAAGAGATGATTATCCTTCAAAGCGTAGAAGACATTCTATGTTCGAAATTTCGGCCTCTAATCACGGAGTATCTTCTTCTTCTAGAAAATGGGTTTTCTCCTCCGAAAATTGTTCTGATTGCACGG ATACGATTGTAGTTGTTTCATACAATATACTTGGTGTTGAAAATGCATCAAATCATATGGATTTGTATTCCAATATTCCACGACGTTTCTTGGAGTGGGGAAGACGCAAGAGGCTTATACTTGACGAGATTAACGGCTATAATGCAAGTATACTCTGTTTTCAG GAGGTTGATCATTTTGACGATTTAGATGATCTTTTTCAGAACAATGGCTTCAAAAGTTCTTACAAG GCTCGCACAGGAGAAGCAAACGATGGATGTGCTATATTTTGGAAAGACAAATT ATTCAGTCTTTTGCATCAAGAAGATATAGAGTTCCAAAAGTTTGGTCTGCGTAACAATGTTGCTCAGCTTTGTGTTTTGGAG GTAAACAATGATAATCCAGAATCTGACACATGTAAACTAACATCAGA GAAACAATCCACCAGAAACAATAGATTTGTAATAGGAAATATACATGTGTTGTTCAACCCTAACCGTGGTGATATCAAACTTGGCCAG GTCAGACTTTTAATTGATAAAGCTTACAAGTTATCACAAGAATGGGGAAACATCCCTGTTATTTTAGCTGGAGATTTAAACAGTGTGCCACAG AGTGCAATATATAAATTTCTGTCTTCATCAAAG TTAGACGTCCAATTACATGATCGCAGAAATATGTCAGGACAGCTCGAAATCCGGCCCAATCACAGATACTTCAGATCAAAGATTGGTGATGATGCTAG CATTTCAATGTCTGTTTCAAGGCAAATGCTATACAAATGGAGTGCGGAAGAACTAATCCTTGCAACTGGCACAAAAGGAGTCACTCAACTTCAGCACCAGCTCAAGCTCCGCAGTGCTTATAGCGGCATTCCTGCT GGAAAGCTTAGAACAAGAGATGATATTGGAGAGCCCTTGGCAACATCATACCACTCTAAGTTCATGGGAACTGTTGATTATATCTG GCATTCCGAGGAACTTATCCCGGTCAGAGTTCTTGAAACCTTGCCCATTGATATTCTTAGAAGAACTAGAGGGCTCCCTAACGAG AATTGGGGAAGTGACCACCTTGCCGTCGTATGTGAATTTGCCTTTGCAAAAAGTGCTGAAAGTTCTGATTCTTGTGATCTTCCCTAG
- the LOC127115708 gene encoding uncharacterized protein LOC127115708, with translation MKSKRGKERVQVEEKNMMNKMRKVRILYSDPYATDYSSEEEDMFLRNEYQLDGSKRIVKEIFVPFMTLDYENKKNALEDFFQSSPSSVLDVTVTATEPAKDINDINGSVKESNVNELRGDGKRGKVVEGVCNTEDNSFLYLLEEANVASLACQDLHFLDEMEMWLGDGFCNLLDNQIECGSMWKVENDEGGSILPYIDCDFNDHELDWFDETPNWDCH, from the coding sequence ATGAAATCTAAGAGAGGAAAAGAGAGAGTTCAAGTTGAAGAGAAAAACATGATGAACAAAATGAGGAAAGTTAGAATTTTGTATAGTGATCCTTATGCTACAGATTATTCAAGTGAAGAAGAAGATATGTTTTTGAGAAATGAGTATCAGTTAGATGGTTCTAAGAGGATTGTGAAGGAAATTTTTGTTCCATTTATGACCTTAGATTATGAGAATAAGAAGAATGCTTTGGAAGATTTTTTTCAATCATCTCCATCATCTGTGCTTGATGTCACTGTCACAGCTACAGAACCTGCAAAGGATATTAATGACATTAATGGTTCGGTCAAAGAAAGTAATGTCAATGAGTTAAGAGGTGATGGAAAAAGAGGAAAGGTAGTGGAAGGAGTTTGTAATACAGAAGATAACTCATTTCTATATTTGCTAGAGGAGGCAAATGTGGCATCATTGGCTTGTCAGGATCTTCATTTTTTGGATGAAATGGAAATGTGGCTTGGTGATGGATTTTGTAACTTGTTGGATAATCAAATTGAATGTGGCTCTATGTGGAAGGTGGAAAATGATGAAGGTGGTAGCATTCTTCCATATATTGATTGTGATTTCAATGATCATGAGCTAGATTGGTTTGATGAAACTCCTAATTGGGATTGCCACTAA